One Carassius gibelio isolate Cgi1373 ecotype wild population from Czech Republic chromosome B18, carGib1.2-hapl.c, whole genome shotgun sequence DNA segment encodes these proteins:
- the LOC127977283 gene encoding ras-related protein Rab-11A yields MGTRDDEYDYLFKVVLIGDSGVGKSNLLSRFTRNEFNLESKSTIGVEFATRSIQVDGKTVKAQIWDTAGQERYRAITSAYYRGAVGALLVYDIAKHLTYENVERWLKELRDHADTNIVIMLVGNKSDLRHLRAVPTDEARAFAEKNGLSFLETSALDSTNVETAFQTILTEIYRIVSQKQMSDRRDNDMSPSNNVVSIQVQPTENKPKMQCCQSI; encoded by the exons ATGGGGACGCGAGATGACGAATATGACTACTTGTTTAAAG TGGTCCTGATTGGAGACTCTGGTGTGGGGAAGAGTAACCTGTTGTCACGTTTCACCCGAAATGAATTCAACCTTGAGAGCAAAAGCACTATTGGAGTAGAGTTCGCTACACGTAGCATTCAGGTGGATGGAAAGACGGTGAAAGCTCAGATCTGGGACACAGCCGGACAGGAACGCTACCGGGCCATCACTTCAGC GTATTACCGGGGAGCTGTTGGGGCCCTTCTAGTGTATGACATCGCCAAGCACCTGACCTATGAAAATGTGGAGCGCTGGCTTAAAGAGCTGAGAGACCACGCAGACACCAACATAGTCATCATGCTCGTGGGCAATAAAAGCGACTTGCGTCACCTTCGGGCCGTGCCCACCGACGAAGCACGTGCTTTTGCAG AGAAAAATGGTCTGTCCTTCCTAGAGACCTCAGCCTTGGATTCCACTAATGTAGAGACCGCTTTTCAGACCATCCTGACTG AAATCTACCGGATCGTATCCCAAAAGCAGATGTCTGACCGCCGGGACAATGACATGTCACCAAGCAACAATGTGGTGTCCATCCAGGTGCAACCTACTGAGAATAAACCAAAGATGCAGTGCTGCCAGAGCATTTAG